CGCTTGAACTTGATGATCTGAACTTTTTTGCCGCGGCCATGGTTCAACACTTCTGCAGAAACCTTAGCACCAGCAACTTCAGGGGCACCAATTTTTACTTCACTGCCATTGGCAACCAAAAGCACTTGATCAAAATCAATGTTGTCGCCAGTAGCGACATTCAGCTTTTCTAGTTTTAGCGTGTCACCTTCAGCAACGCGGTATTGCTTACCACCGCTAACAATCACAGCGTACATAATCTTTTCTCCGAAAATCCTAAATAAAGCCTTTTTGTTAAAGGCATCCGGCAAGCCGGATTTCAGCTCGAAAAACCTTGCGCTTAGGTGGGACCTAACTAACAGTAAATAACTAATTAACTGAAAGCTGGTACCGCTCAGACCCGCACATATAGAACTAGCAAACCCCATGTCGTTACAAGCATTGCTGAACAGACATAACAAAATAAGTTTGAGTCCCGGATCTTCGAATTTGGGGCGTGCATTTTAAGGGATGTCAACCCTCTAAGCAAGCATGTGCTGCATCATTACCATAATGATGCAGCACAATTTAACAACAACTTAATAAAAACAAGCATAGCTGATTTATAGGATCGCCTTGACACTCCTGGCATCAACCCATAGGATTCGGCCCCATCCTATCTGAATTTGCATGATTTGCTGACATGTCTCAGGCCAACCTACTAAAGCGTATTTATCAGACTGTAAAACAAGACTTCAGTGGTGTTAACGATCAAATTATCAGCCAGCTGCACTCCGATGTCAGCCTGGTAGATAAAATCAGCCACTATATAACTGAAGCAGGCGGAAAACGCCTAAGACCATTATTAGTGCTGTTATCAGCAAAAGCCTGTCAGTATCAGCAGCAGGATCATATTCCCCTTGCAGCGATTATTGAGTTTTTGCATACCGCAACCTTACTTCATGACGATGTTGTTGATACATCTAAACTTCGCCGTGGCCGAGCAACCGTGAATGCCATATGGGGAAACGCTCCCAGTGTATTGGTAGGCGATTTTCTTTATTCAAGAGCATTTCAGATGATGGTTAAGCTTGGCAACCTGCAAATCATGCGGGTGTTAGCTGATGCCACTAATGTAATCGCTGAAGGTGAAGTGATGCAGCTAATGAATATTGGTAATGCGGCCACCACTGAAGCAGATTACTTAGAAGTCATTCGCTGCAAAACCGCTATGCTATTTGAAGCCTCTTCACAAACAGCAGCAATTCTCGCTAATAGCTCAACAGAACAGGAAAATAACTTACGTCAGTATGGCTATCACTTAGGTATGGCGTTTCAGTTAATTGATGATGTGCTGGATTTTCAGGGTAGTGTAGAAGAGATGGGTAAGAATGTTGGCGATGATCTTGCCGAGGGCAAACCAACTCTACCACTTATTCATACAATTGAGTCCGGCTCCTCTGATGATGCCAAATTAGTGAAAGATGCGATTGAAAACCCTAGCCAACTTGACTTAGAAGCTGTTATCTCAGCAGTTAAACGTAGTGGTGCGCTGGCTTATACCCAGTCTCTTGCTGAACAGCAAGCAGACCTAGCCATTAAGTGTATTACAGACTTACCAGACTCTGAGCACAAGCAAGCTATGGTTGAGCTAGCTCACTTTTCTGTGAATAGAAGTTACTAGCTGAACTTCACCAGACCATAGTAGTCATTTAGGCTAAGGTATTTTTAACCAACTGCCGTGCCTGAATCCTGCAAACCAAAGTCTTGCTTGACCAGCTTCAACCAGCCAGCAATTCGCTCATCAGTTAACTCGAATTGCTGGTCCTCATCCAAAGCCAACCCAACAAAATGCTCTCCATCTTCAGTCAATGCTTTGGATGCTTCAAAGTCATACCCACTGACAGGCCACTCAGAAACGGTAATTCCTCCCTGCAAGGTAATCAGCTCATGCAATGCTCCCATAGCATCAAGAAAATAGTCGGCATAACCAAACTGATCTCCCAGGCCAAATAGCGCTATAATTTTGCCAGAGAAGTCAACCTGCTGGAGCATTTCCCACTGATCTTCATAGTCGCTTTGCAACTCACCAAAGTCCCAGGTAGGAATACCCATAATCAAAAAGTCATAAGGATCAAAGGTTTCTGGCGTTGACTCGACAATATCGTGTAATACCACCTCTGCAAGCCCTGCTAACCCTTGCTGGATTTTAGTGGCAACCGCCTCAGTATTTCCCAGGCTACTACCGTAAAACAGTCCAATCGTGAGCACAAACGCCTCCAAATACAAATGAGAAACATTATCTTTTGTTAATAATAACCAAGCTACCTC
This genomic interval from Spartinivicinus ruber contains the following:
- the rplU gene encoding 50S ribosomal protein L21, encoding MYAVIVSGGKQYRVAEGDTLKLEKLNVATGDNIDFDQVLLVANGSEVKIGAPEVAGAKVSAEVLNHGRGKKVQIIKFKRRKHHRKQMGHRQWFTEVKITGINAG
- a CDS encoding polyprenyl synthetase family protein, with translation MSQANLLKRIYQTVKQDFSGVNDQIISQLHSDVSLVDKISHYITEAGGKRLRPLLVLLSAKACQYQQQDHIPLAAIIEFLHTATLLHDDVVDTSKLRRGRATVNAIWGNAPSVLVGDFLYSRAFQMMVKLGNLQIMRVLADATNVIAEGEVMQLMNIGNAATTEADYLEVIRCKTAMLFEASSQTAAILANSSTEQENNLRQYGYHLGMAFQLIDDVLDFQGSVEEMGKNVGDDLAEGKPTLPLIHTIESGSSDDAKLVKDAIENPSQLDLEAVISAVKRSGALAYTQSLAEQQADLAIKCITDLPDSEHKQAMVELAHFSVNRSY
- a CDS encoding flavodoxin codes for the protein MLTIGLFYGSSLGNTEAVATKIQQGLAGLAEVVLHDIVESTPETFDPYDFLIMGIPTWDFGELQSDYEDQWEMLQQVDFSGKIIALFGLGDQFGYADYFLDAMGALHELITLQGGITVSEWPVSGYDFEASKALTEDGEHFVGLALDEDQQFELTDERIAGWLKLVKQDFGLQDSGTAVG